One Pseudomonas sp. C27(2019) DNA window includes the following coding sequences:
- a CDS encoding bifunctional diguanylate cyclase/phosphodiesterase, translated as MKPERALLKYFLVYAMLVISWLLASFAWNFTSEQTQISAQNLLINLAVFAVASMIYWFVMLQRHSLEKKRQQSDATISLERLKLALDAAQEALWDWSLNEQQEVFFSATYCANLGYTQEEFGNNQHAWQSRLLPEERERIYRMVMRFIAEGDGNYDSTYRMRHKDNSVRWIRSRGRLIKNAAGVPVRFIGIAQDITAQRGAEERLQQANAVFESTHEGILITDHTNTIVHINPAFSKITGYSAEDVIGQTPRIFKSGRHTEEFYKSLWTTLEANNEWSGEIWNRRKNGEILPQYQTIRLIRDENGFISHNVAIFSDISLLKGSQSELNYLSHYDPLTGLANRSQLYQRLKSILQSAIEEQKNCTLFLIDLDHFKNINESLGHSIGDQLLQAVAQRIRRNIHSKCTLARIGGDEFVVISETCSTPSEAALVAQQIIKASKEAFNLNNNQLFISASIGICMFPRAGNSVEEVMRNADSALSKAKASGRETFAFYSSELTEQAFQRIRIASELRQALSNNELQVHYQPVFTIDEHKVVGCEALVRWNHPQRGLIAPNDFIPIAEENGLIRSIDEWVLEHVCAQMHTWQASGLQLQFAAVNLSSRSLSDEKLPQKIAKILERTHIGAQHIELEVTESAVMENPQSTDEILKELRQLGVSLSIDDFGTGYSSLSRLKSLPVHKLKIDQSFISNLPASTEDVAIARAIIALGNSIGLAVQAEGIETAEQMRFLQQQGCPLGQGYWFGRPMPLEAFSAFLAENATAKVERE; from the coding sequence ATGAAACCAGAGCGCGCTTTATTAAAGTATTTTTTAGTCTATGCAATGCTTGTAATAAGCTGGTTGCTAGCCAGCTTCGCCTGGAATTTCACATCTGAGCAGACGCAAATCAGTGCGCAAAACCTCCTCATCAATCTTGCAGTCTTTGCTGTGGCATCAATGATTTACTGGTTTGTCATGCTGCAACGTCATAGCCTAGAAAAAAAGCGCCAACAATCTGATGCCACGATCAGTTTAGAGCGCCTCAAACTTGCTCTAGACGCCGCGCAAGAAGCATTGTGGGACTGGAGTCTTAATGAGCAGCAAGAGGTGTTCTTTTCAGCAACCTATTGCGCCAACCTAGGCTACACACAAGAAGAATTCGGTAACAACCAGCACGCGTGGCAGAGCCGTCTATTACCTGAAGAGCGCGAACGCATTTACCGCATGGTAATGCGTTTTATTGCCGAAGGTGATGGCAACTATGACAGCACCTATCGCATGCGTCATAAAGACAACTCAGTGCGCTGGATTCGCTCACGCGGTCGTTTAATCAAAAACGCAGCAGGCGTACCGGTACGCTTTATTGGTATTGCTCAAGACATAACTGCGCAGCGCGGTGCAGAGGAACGTTTGCAGCAAGCCAATGCTGTTTTTGAGTCGACACATGAAGGTATCCTGATCACCGACCATACCAACACCATCGTTCACATCAACCCCGCTTTCAGCAAGATTACCGGGTACAGTGCTGAGGATGTAATTGGGCAAACACCACGTATATTTAAGTCAGGCCGGCATACAGAAGAGTTTTATAAGTCGCTGTGGACAACCCTAGAAGCTAACAATGAATGGAGCGGGGAAATTTGGAATCGGCGCAAAAACGGCGAAATTTTGCCTCAGTACCAAACCATTCGATTGATTCGTGATGAAAATGGCTTTATTTCTCATAACGTAGCGATTTTTTCAGATATTTCGCTTCTTAAAGGTTCGCAGTCTGAGCTGAACTACCTCTCCCATTACGACCCATTAACCGGCTTAGCCAACCGCTCGCAGCTGTATCAGCGCTTAAAAAGCATTTTACAGAGCGCCATCGAAGAGCAAAAAAACTGTACGCTTTTCCTAATCGACCTCGATCACTTTAAAAATATTAATGAAAGTCTAGGCCACAGCATAGGTGACCAGCTACTCCAAGCGGTGGCGCAGCGCATTAGAAGAAACATTCACAGCAAGTGCACGCTCGCGCGCATTGGTGGTGATGAGTTTGTTGTCATCAGTGAAACATGTAGCACACCGTCAGAGGCGGCGCTGGTAGCACAACAGATTATCAAGGCCAGCAAAGAGGCTTTTAACCTAAATAATAACCAGCTCTTTATCAGTGCCAGTATTGGTATTTGCATGTTTCCAAGAGCAGGTAACAGCGTCGAAGAAGTCATGCGCAATGCTGACTCAGCACTGAGTAAGGCCAAGGCCAGCGGCCGTGAAACCTTTGCTTTTTACTCAAGCGAGCTGACTGAGCAAGCGTTTCAACGGATTCGCATTGCCAGTGAGCTACGCCAGGCTTTAAGCAACAATGAATTGCAAGTCCATTATCAGCCTGTATTTACTATCGATGAGCATAAAGTGGTGGGCTGTGAAGCGCTTGTGCGTTGGAACCATCCTCAGCGCGGCTTAATAGCGCCCAATGATTTTATCCCAATTGCTGAAGAAAATGGTCTGATCAGATCCATTGATGAATGGGTGCTAGAGCACGTTTGCGCGCAAATGCATACATGGCAAGCCTCAGGTCTACAGCTGCAATTTGCCGCAGTTAACCTTTCCAGTCGCTCACTATCTGATGAAAAACTTCCGCAAAAAATAGCAAAGATACTAGAAAGAACACATATTGGTGCGCAGCATATTGAGCTTGAAGTAACAGAAAGCGCAGTAATGGAAAACCCTCAAAGCACTGATGAAATACTTAAAGAGCTGCGTCAGCTGGGCGTGAGCTTGTCCATTGATGACTTTGGTACCGGTTACTCATCCCTTTCACGCTTAAAATCATTACCGGTACACAAGCTCAAAATTGACCAGAGCTTTATCAGTAACTTACCGGCCAGCACTGAAGATGTCGCGATTGCTCGCGCCATTATCGCACTGGGCAACAGCATCGGCCTCGCAGTACAAGCGGAGGGTATTGAGACCGCTGAGCAAATGCGTTTCTTACAGCAACAAGGCTGCCCATTAGGGCAAGGCTATTGGTTTGGCCGTCCAATGCCACTAGAAGCCTTTAGCGCGTTCTTAGCGGAAAACGCTACCGCTAAAGTTGAGCGCGAGTAG
- a CDS encoding oxidative damage protection protein, with protein MTRMVMCRKHQQELPGLANPPFPGSKGQDIYDNISQQAWDEWQTHQTMIINERQLNMMNADDRKFIMEEMDKFFAGEDFARAEGYVPPSQ; from the coding sequence ATGACTCGTATGGTTATGTGCCGTAAACACCAACAAGAACTCCCAGGGTTAGCCAACCCTCCTTTTCCAGGCAGTAAAGGCCAAGACATCTACGATAATATTTCCCAACAAGCGTGGGATGAATGGCAAACCCATCAGACCATGATCATTAACGAGCGTCAGTTGAATATGATGAACGCCGATGATCGTAAATTTATCATGGAGGAAATGGACAAATTCTTTGCTGGTGAAGACTTTGCAAGGGCCGAAGGTTATGTCCCTCCTAGCCAATAA
- a CDS encoding lysine exporter LysO family protein, giving the protein MTAVLYNILSSVLPILLFLVSGYALGKVLPKVIVHSAVRRITPVVWIILFVIGLESGEAFSSLAAGLNILKHASVYAFTISVVVFLLIMPFNRKPLAEDKEPSSWAALWHPIKECLIAFSLVLIGAFFYRLHWHENQLGVVVFNISYWLYVLLLLIGLDLAQVAISRSWLAPRVLLIPFLVMIGSMIAGVLISLATGEQLAVALALSTGFGWFSLSGALAGQYLGDAYASVALLNDLMRELIGLSVVFLLGRNYANSSIGVCGATAMDTTLPFVRKACNYEYVPTAIISGLILTVAAPFFMLFFLSFAEI; this is encoded by the coding sequence GTGACTGCTGTTTTGTACAATATTTTATCGTCAGTGCTACCGATTTTACTGTTTTTAGTCAGCGGCTATGCTTTAGGCAAAGTGTTACCAAAAGTTATCGTGCATAGCGCGGTCAGGCGTATCACACCGGTGGTGTGGATTATCTTGTTTGTCATTGGTCTGGAGTCCGGTGAGGCTTTTAGTTCGTTGGCAGCGGGGTTGAATATTCTGAAGCACGCTTCTGTCTATGCTTTCACCATCAGTGTTGTGGTGTTCTTACTGATTATGCCGTTTAACCGCAAGCCGTTGGCTGAAGATAAAGAGCCCAGCTCTTGGGCTGCACTGTGGCATCCAATTAAAGAATGCTTAATTGCATTTAGTTTGGTGTTAATTGGGGCGTTTTTTTACCGCTTACACTGGCATGAAAATCAACTGGGCGTAGTCGTTTTTAATATTTCTTATTGGCTGTATGTTTTACTGCTGCTAATTGGCTTGGATTTAGCACAGGTAGCAATCAGTCGCTCGTGGTTAGCACCGCGCGTGCTGCTGATCCCATTTTTAGTGATGATTGGTTCGATGATTGCTGGTGTCTTGATCAGTCTTGCCACAGGTGAACAATTGGCTGTTGCGCTGGCGCTGAGTACGGGCTTTGGCTGGTTTAGTTTGTCGGGTGCTTTGGCAGGGCAATATCTGGGCGATGCCTACGCCAGTGTGGCGTTATTAAATGACTTGATGCGTGAATTGATTGGTCTAAGCGTGGTGTTTTTATTGGGCCGCAACTATGCCAATAGCAGTATTGGGGTGTGTGGTGCAACCGCCATGGATACCACGCTGCCCTTTGTGCGCAAAGCCTGTAACTACGAGTATGTGCCAACCGCAATTATCAGTGGCCTGATTCTTACAGTGGCAGCGCCATTCTTTATGCTGTTTTTTCTAAGTTTTGCTGAGATCTAG
- a CDS encoding MFS transporter, with the protein MSRTARNALLLLIGSSLVLALSLGIRHAFGLFLQPMSNEFGWGREIFAFAIALQNLIWGMLQPFVGAFADRYGVKRTVCISALAYALGLVLMASASTPSALILSAGVLIGFGLSGTSFSVLLSAVGRSVPAEKRSMAMGIASAAGSFGQFVMLPGTLGLLEVFGWSTALLVCAGLIALLLPLSRLLKEDLHSSAEVTDKLPIKTILQQVAGHPDFWLLSLGFFVCGFQVVFIGIHIPAYLIDQQLSAQAGTTVLALVGLFNIFGTWGAGWLGGRYSKPHLLALLYFLRAIAIALFFYLPLSEFSAYAFAVAMGLLWLSTVPLTNGTIATMYGVRHLSMLAGIVFLFHQVGSFLGGWLGGLAYDQTGSYALVWQLSIVLSVMAALLNLPIRERLVSFANPVKSIE; encoded by the coding sequence ATGAGCCGCACTGCGCGCAATGCCCTGTTATTACTGATTGGCAGTTCGCTTGTATTAGCGCTGTCGTTAGGTATTCGCCATGCGTTCGGTTTATTTTTACAGCCAATGAGCAACGAATTTGGCTGGGGCCGTGAAATTTTCGCCTTCGCTATCGCTCTGCAAAATCTAATTTGGGGCATGCTGCAACCCTTTGTAGGCGCCTTTGCTGACCGCTACGGGGTTAAGCGCACAGTATGTATCAGCGCCCTTGCCTATGCCTTAGGCCTCGTATTAATGGCGTCAGCGAGCACACCTTCTGCGTTAATCCTCAGCGCTGGCGTACTGATCGGTTTTGGCCTATCGGGCACCTCATTTTCTGTGCTGCTCTCCGCGGTGGGTCGCTCTGTACCAGCAGAAAAACGCAGTATGGCCATGGGTATTGCCAGCGCTGCCGGATCATTTGGGCAATTTGTCATGTTGCCAGGCACCTTGGGCTTGCTGGAAGTGTTTGGCTGGTCCACTGCACTGCTGGTCTGTGCCGGACTGATTGCGCTGTTGCTGCCTTTATCACGCCTACTCAAGGAAGATCTGCACAGCAGCGCTGAGGTTACAGATAAGCTGCCGATTAAAACAATTTTGCAACAAGTTGCGGGCCATCCTGACTTTTGGCTGCTGTCTTTAGGTTTTTTTGTCTGTGGCTTTCAAGTGGTATTTATTGGCATCCACATCCCCGCCTACTTAATTGATCAGCAACTGTCTGCACAGGCAGGCACCACGGTTTTAGCCTTAGTCGGTTTATTTAACATTTTCGGCACTTGGGGCGCGGGTTGGCTCGGTGGACGTTATTCAAAGCCACATTTACTGGCCTTACTCTACTTTTTACGCGCCATTGCCATTGCCTTATTCTTTTATCTGCCGCTCAGTGAATTTTCGGCTTATGCGTTTGCTGTAGCGATGGGGCTGCTCTGGTTATCCACAGTGCCGCTGACCAATGGCACCATTGCGACTATGTATGGCGTGCGGCATTTGTCGATGCTGGCCGGTATTGTATTTTTATTCCATCAAGTGGGTTCATTCTTAGGCGGCTGGCTCGGTGGTTTAGCCTATGATCAAACCGGCAGTTACGCGCTGGTCTGGCAGCTGTCGATTGTTTTAAGCGTGATGGCGGCACTACTGAATCTGCCCATCCGTGAGCGTTTAGTCAGCTTCGCCAACCCAGTAAAAAGCATCGAGTAG